The Carnobacterium divergens nucleotide sequence AATTAGTAAAGCGATAATAATACCACCCATTAACCAGTAAATCCACGGTGTTGATTTTTGAGCAATATGAACAGCTGTATTATTGTATTCTTTTGCTTCCTTCGCTTTGATTTTAAAGTTCTTTTTTAAATGCCAATTTTGATTGCCATCTGTAGCGTCAATTTCGATGCGGTAGTCTCCTGTTTGAAATGCTTCATTTCCCCAAGAAACACTGTAATTGAAATTTGAATTTGGAGCCATTCGTAAGCTTGTTTGTTTTTCCTCGTGAAGCAATTGATTGCTATCTGCTTCATAAACTTTGGCGTCAACTGTTAAGTTACTGAGTAATGCAGCTTTTGGGTTTTGCAGGTTCGCTGTGATTACATTCCGCCCTACTTTTTGAGTGGCTTTCACGTCATTTAAAACTAAATCTGGTAGTACCATTTCTGGTGATTCTGCTAGTAACACGCCAATCGTATAAGAGAATTTATTTTCAATTTGCACATCGTCTTTACTTTTTTTTGTTTCTTGGTCGGTTTCTTTTTCTTTAAAATACAATCCGCCTAGAATAACCCCATCAAATGATTTTTCTGGAATTTTTAATGTGATAGGTAGACGAAGACTGCTTTGTTTAGGTATTGTAATTTCCGATTGAACCGACGCTAGTTTACTAAAAGGGGTAACTAAACTTTTATCCAGTTTTGGTTTTTCATTTGTGTATTCAACAATTCCATTATCGTTTGTTATCGCTGTATTTGCAACTGTTTGAACAGTTACGTCTTTATCCGTTTCATTTTTAAGCTCTACTTCCACTACTTGAGTCGTGCCTGGTACAACATTTAAATCAAAATAAGTATGGGTATTATCTCGTTGATTTTCAGGTAAAATTGCTTTAACAGAAAAGTTCATTTCATTTGCATAGGCTAGTTTGGGTAGCACAACTAGTAAGCTGATTATTACTATAAATAAGTAGCTAAATCGTTTCATCTCTACTCCTCTTTTCAATTAAATTAGTAAAAAAGCCAAAGGGCAATCGTATCTAAAATTGATTTATTCCCTTTGGCTAATTGTTTAGTTCGGGCTATCTTCAAGGTTCCAAGTTAGCGTTGTTTTATATTGTACATTTGATACTTTTGTACTTACCATTGGGATATTCAATGAAACACCTGTCAAACCACCTACGTTATCAGCACCAAAAGAAGAAGTCCATGTTCCAAAACCTTTGTTTGCAATGGCTGTCATCACTGTTGAAGACGCGGCTCCTGTTGGATCAAGATTAACGGCTGTTGTGGTGGGACTAAATAAAATTGGAACTACGGATAGTGGGGTTCCGGCGCTTAAATGTAGTTGCGCGTTATCTAATGGCGTTTTATTTGTATCTGTTGTTTTAAACTGTCCATTTTGTTTTACAAGTAATTTCCAACCTGCATTATTTCCGCGTTTATCTGTTACTTGTACATAGTTTGGTACTTGCAAAGGCAATCCCGTTGTTTTATCTACAACCGAATCAAGTTGGGCATAATAAATCTTGTCAGCATCATCAATCGTTGCTGTCCCAAAATGAAAGTTAGAAACATAATCGATACTTAGAGGCCCTGCTGTTCCAGGTTCATGTGGATCAGAAGGATTAGGGGTAACAGGAGTACCTGGAATAAGTGGATTGGTAGGATCTGTAATAGATGTC carries:
- a CDS encoding DUF916 and DUF3324 domain-containing protein, whose amino-acid sequence is MKRFSYLFIVIISLLVVLPKLAYANEMNFSVKAILPENQRDNTHTYFDLNVVPGTTQVVEVELKNETDKDVTVQTVANTAITNDNGIVEYTNEKPKLDKSLVTPFSKLASVQSEITIPKQSSLRLPITLKIPEKSFDGVILGGLYFKEKETDQETKKSKDDVQIENKFSYTIGVLLAESPEMVLPDLVLNDVKATQKVGRNVITANLQNPKAALLSNLTVDAKVYEADSNQLLHEEKQTSLRMAPNSNFNYSVSWGNEAFQTGDYRIEIDATDGNQNWHLKKNFKIKAKEAKEYNNTAVHIAQKSTPWIYWLMGGIIIALLIVIAFLILKNKRKNSN
- a CDS encoding WxL domain-containing protein, translated to MKMTKTAILSLATFATVTLGGTPVLAATVGVMNSNTDIIFQAETSITDPTNPLIPGTPVTPNPSDPHEPGTAGPLSIDYVSNFHFGTATIDDADKIYYAQLDSVVDKTTGLPLQVPNYVQVTDKRGNNAGWKLLVKQNGQFKTTDTNKTPLDNAQLHLSAGTPLSVVPILFSPTTTAVNLDPTGAASSTVMTAIANKGFGTWTSSFGADNVGGLTGVSLNIPMVSTKVSNVQYKTTLTWNLEDSPN